One Osmerus eperlanus chromosome 16, fOsmEpe2.1, whole genome shotgun sequence DNA segment encodes these proteins:
- the si:ch211-119o8.4 gene encoding galanin receptor 2a — protein MPAIVNLLFNTVSTNTTIPFTMVLPLVSMLSLMVGVVGHLLMWLVLMRNPRRRSKPSSVLLLNLSLADLAALLTLSSTLLSASFQDWQLGGTICVLLGFTTSVTAGVDIFSLAALSVLRYRIVAPPARRPATPKQLAGALALIWLVSITMALPKVTYIHYNGGCSWSIGLCQRLAFVIPAFLVYYIVPLVCIGRNCSHIIAHLHSCRGTLISDRRNKKATALLVGSTLVFAISWLPYYVLEFVNLVPFHGFTSPPTPPPPSPYPFLPTPSPTHEPVNEVSILWEVASLSAILLVCFAPCWNPPLYFLFTRTAVRQLRNLLPSSCKRLRGPAIVRRVGPAPPLCLPRSSLPLPLIHNAIHHTVTHAGG, from the exons ATGCCTGCTATAGTCAACCTGCTCTTCAACACCGTGTCCACGaacaccaccatccccttcacCATGGTGCTGCCGCTGGTCAGCATGCTCTCTCTGATGGTGGGGGTCGTAGGTCACCTTCTCATGTGGCTGGTGCTGATGCGTAACCCGCGCCGACGCTCCAAGCCCAGCTCTGTCCTGTTGCTCAACCTGAGTTTGGCGGACCTGGCGGCCCTCCTCACCTTGTCCAGCACTCTGCTCAGCGCCAGCTTCCAGGACTGGCAGCTAGGGGGCACCATATGCGTGCTCCTGGGTTTCACGACGTCCGTGACGGCCGGTGTGGACATCTTCAGCCTGGCAGCGTTGTCCGTGCTTCGGTATCGCATCGTGGCTCCACCTGCCAGGCGGCCCGCCACCCCCAAGCAACT ggctgGGGCACTGGCCTTGATCTGGCTGGTATCCATCACCATGGCCTTGCCCAAGGTTACCTACATCCACTATAATGGTGGCTGCAGCTGGTCGATAGGGCTGTGCCAACGGCTGGCCTTTGTCATCCCTGCCTTCCTGGTCTACTATATAGTGCCCTTAGTCTGCATTGGACGAAACTGCAGCCACATCATAGCACACCTGCACAGTTGCCGTGGCACCCTGATTTCAGACCGCCGCAACAAGAAAGCTACAGCACTCTTGGTTGGATCCACTCTGGTCTTTGCCATCAGTTGGCTGCCTTACTATGTCTTAGAATTTGTCAATTTGGTGCCCTTTCATGGCTTTACCTCACCtccaactccccctcccccttccccctatcCATTcctcccaaccccctccccaacccatgAACCCGTGAATGAAGTCTCAATACTTTGGGAGGTGGCCTCCCTGTCTGCTATTTTGCTGGTGTGTTTTGCCCCTTGCTGGAACCCGCCTCTCTACTTCCTGTTCACCCGAACAGCTGTCCGTCAGCTCCGCAACCTGCTACCGTCCAGCTGCAAACGCTTGAGGGGCCCTGCTATTGTCAGACGTGTTGGTCCAGCCCCGCCTCTGTGCCTGCCGCGGTCCAGTCTACCCCTGCCTCTCATCCACAACGCCATACATCACACCGTGACACATGCCGGTGGCTAA